One Tolypothrix bouteillei VB521301 DNA window includes the following coding sequences:
- a CDS encoding DUF4910 domain-containing protein, whose protein sequence is MPEAELSKTITFSYDESDDNSMGNELYQFICKLYPICRSITGNGTRKTLQLLQEDIPLKIHEIPTGTQVFDWTVPKEWNIKDAYIKNSKGEKILEFANSNLHILNYSIPIHKKVNLQELTDHLFTIPEHPTWIPYRTSYYKETWGFCLTHQQYLELQDDEYEVFIDSSLEPGYLTYGEYFIPGESSDEVLISCHICHPSLCNDNLSGIAIAVSLAKHINQVTPYYSYRFLFIPGTIGSITWLALNEINVSKIKHGLVLTCLGDAGKFTYKKSRRGDTEIDKIVTYILNNTTKDSKVIDFFPYGYDERQYCSPGFNLAVGCLMRSPHGSFPEYHTSADNLDFIQPQYLADSLSKCISILSILDNNKIYLNQNPKCEPQMGKRGLYKAVGGYKNDELNQMALLWVLNLSDGHHTLLDIAQKSGITFDEIKYAADALLKHDLLKIL, encoded by the coding sequence ATGCCTGAAGCTGAGCTATCAAAAACGATAACATTTTCCTATGACGAATCTGATGATAACAGCATGGGAAATGAACTTTATCAATTCATCTGTAAGCTTTATCCAATTTGTCGCAGCATTACAGGAAATGGTACTCGCAAAACTCTGCAACTCCTTCAAGAAGATATTCCTTTAAAAATCCATGAAATTCCAACAGGGACTCAGGTTTTTGATTGGACTGTTCCTAAAGAATGGAATATCAAAGATGCTTATATTAAAAATTCCAAAGGCGAAAAAATTTTAGAATTTGCTAACTCAAACCTGCATATTCTTAATTACAGTATTCCAATTCACAAGAAAGTAAATCTTCAAGAATTAACAGATCATTTGTTTACAATTCCAGAACACCCTACTTGGATTCCATATCGGACTTCATACTATAAGGAAACCTGGGGATTTTGCTTAACTCACCAACAATACTTGGAACTTCAAGATGACGAATATGAGGTTTTTATTGATTCTTCCCTTGAACCCGGTTATCTGACTTATGGTGAATACTTTATTCCTGGAGAAAGCTCAGATGAAGTGTTAATCTCTTGCCATATCTGTCATCCTTCACTTTGTAACGATAATTTATCTGGAATAGCGATCGCAGTTTCTTTAGCAAAACACATTAACCAAGTTACGCCATACTATTCTTACAGATTTCTTTTCATTCCGGGAACTATTGGTTCAATTACCTGGCTAGCTTTAAATGAGATAAATGTATCCAAAATCAAACACGGTTTAGTTTTGACATGTTTGGGTGATGCAGGAAAATTTACTTACAAAAAAAGCCGCCGAGGCGATACTGAAATCGATAAAATTGTAACTTATATTCTTAATAACACAACAAAAGATTCTAAAGTTATAGATTTCTTTCCTTATGGGTATGATGAGCGACAATACTGCTCTCCAGGATTTAATTTAGCTGTTGGTTGCTTAATGAGATCGCCACACGGCAGTTTTCCTGAATATCACACATCAGCAGATAATTTGGATTTTATACAACCCCAATACCTTGCTGATTCATTATCTAAATGTATATCAATATTATCTATCCTCGACAATAATAAGATTTATCTCAATCAAAATCCTAAATGCGAACCACAAATGGGTAAAAGAGGTTTATACAAAGCAGTCGGAGGTTATAAAAATGATGAGCTAAATCAAATGGCACTTTTATGGGTTTTGAATTTGTCTGATGGACATCATACACTATTGGATATTGCTCAAAAATCCGGAATAACATTTGATGAAATCAAGTATGCTGCTGATGCATTGCTGAAACACGATTTGTTAAAAATTCTTTGA
- a CDS encoding peptidase domain-containing ABC transporter, which yields MLSEFSLQQLGQQLISILGEKLPEQELASYQTMVEIVEPPAAKQFWHSTNTHTGIYIVLTGKVRLLDSSGNLISTLEVGASFGEVTLFPNENFSPYAARASYNLKLCYLNKQILQILISKYPNIQAHLLARAESWERLLNSYQQEADTSYQDVSMTSGLKIDERKSHDYTSVPITERRKVIPFPSQTIAQPKQKRSRVYFPNPKVRVGQIWGRLTRRYPFFEQQSLADCGVACLVMIARYWGKRLSVNRLRELANVNRSGASLRALAAAAESIGFSTRPVKASFDKLAEQPLPAIVHWEGKHYIVVYEITSKYVIVGDPAVAQRKLSHAEFKRGWTGYALLLQPTARLKESQEASTPFWQLFELVKPHTTVLVEVFLASVFIQVFGLVTPLFTQLLLDRVIIQGSTITLTAIGLGLVIFGLFRVAMNGLRQYLLDHTANRVGVSLLVGFIKHTFRLPLAFFESRYVGDIISRVQENQKIQRFLTGEALSIILDLLTVVVYIGLMFWYSWQMALLVLLVIPPFFLLALITTPLLRRINREVFNALSEENSYLIQSLTGIRSIRSMAIEQTVRWRWEELLNQLIKKMFGAQVVANQLQIFSSTIESLATTGLLWFGAWLVIQNQLSIGQLVAFNMLLGNVIHPFQRLTVLWNQLQEIVVATERINDVLDAEPEEDLLLSPRQSLPRLCGHIRFENVTFRYHPESDTNILENINFEIQPNQTVAVVGRSGSGKTTLSKLILGLYPPTTGKVSIDGHDVANISLKSLRSQMGVVDQETFLFGGTIRENISIAHPEATLEEIVEAARLAGADEFIRQLPLGYETQIGEGGGMLSGGQRQRLAIARALLGNPQFLIFDEATSHLDAESERIIQNNLKTILKGRTSLIIAHRLSTIRDADLILVLDQGILIESGTHDELVAKKGHYYYLNQKQLTQAG from the coding sequence ATGTTATCAGAGTTTTCTTTACAACAACTCGGTCAACAACTTATCAGTATCTTAGGTGAGAAACTTCCAGAACAAGAACTTGCTTCATACCAGACAATGGTAGAGATCGTAGAACCACCAGCAGCAAAGCAGTTTTGGCACTCAACAAATACTCATACTGGAATTTATATAGTCCTTACTGGAAAAGTAAGACTGCTAGATAGTTCTGGTAATTTAATTTCCACCCTCGAAGTCGGAGCATCATTTGGTGAAGTGACTCTTTTTCCAAACGAGAATTTCAGCCCCTATGCTGCTAGAGCTTCATATAACTTGAAGCTTTGCTATCTAAACAAACAAATCTTGCAAATTTTAATAAGTAAATATCCCAATATCCAAGCTCACTTGTTGGCTCGCGCAGAAAGTTGGGAGCGACTTCTAAATTCTTACCAACAAGAGGCGGACACATCATATCAAGATGTATCCATGACTTCTGGCTTAAAGATTGACGAGCGAAAAAGCCATGACTACACTTCTGTTCCAATAACAGAGCGAAGGAAAGTCATTCCATTTCCCTCGCAGACCATAGCACAACCAAAACAAAAAAGATCGCGTGTTTACTTTCCCAATCCCAAAGTCAGAGTAGGGCAAATATGGGGACGACTGACGCGGCGCTATCCGTTCTTTGAACAACAAAGCCTTGCAGACTGTGGTGTAGCCTGCTTGGTGATGATTGCTCGCTATTGGGGAAAGCGCCTGAGTGTCAATCGATTGCGAGAATTAGCCAATGTTAACCGTAGTGGAGCCTCTTTGCGTGCATTAGCAGCAGCAGCAGAAAGCATTGGTTTTTCTACCCGTCCTGTAAAAGCTAGTTTCGATAAATTAGCAGAACAACCCCTACCCGCGATCGTGCATTGGGAAGGCAAACATTACATTGTCGTGTATGAAATTACTTCCAAATATGTGATTGTTGGCGATCCTGCTGTTGCTCAACGGAAGCTGAGCCATGCAGAGTTCAAAAGGGGTTGGACGGGTTATGCATTGTTATTGCAACCTACAGCACGACTCAAAGAAAGCCAAGAAGCGAGTACGCCGTTTTGGCAGTTATTCGAGTTAGTCAAACCACATACGACTGTTCTAGTAGAAGTCTTCTTGGCTTCTGTGTTTATTCAGGTTTTTGGGCTGGTCACACCTTTATTTACACAGTTGTTATTAGACCGAGTGATTATCCAAGGTAGCACCATTACCTTAACTGCTATTGGTCTGGGCTTGGTGATTTTTGGTTTGTTCCGCGTTGCGATGAACGGACTACGACAATATTTGCTGGATCACACGGCAAATCGAGTAGGAGTCTCTTTGTTGGTGGGGTTTATCAAACATACCTTCCGCTTACCCTTAGCCTTTTTTGAGTCTCGTTACGTTGGTGATATTATTTCTCGCGTTCAGGAGAATCAAAAAATTCAGCGCTTTCTTACGGGAGAAGCACTGTCCATAATTCTTGATTTGCTTACAGTAGTTGTTTATATAGGATTGATGTTTTGGTATAGCTGGCAAATGGCATTGCTAGTGCTATTGGTTATACCACCCTTTTTCCTATTAGCTCTGATAACCACGCCTTTACTCCGCCGTATCAACCGTGAGGTGTTTAATGCTTTAAGCGAAGAGAACAGTTATTTGATTCAATCTCTGACGGGAATTCGTTCTATCCGGTCAATGGCAATTGAGCAAACAGTTCGCTGGCGTTGGGAAGAACTCCTAAATCAGTTGATCAAAAAAATGTTTGGCGCTCAAGTCGTTGCAAACCAACTACAAATTTTCAGTTCTACCATCGAATCTTTGGCAACGACAGGATTACTGTGGTTTGGAGCATGGTTAGTGATTCAAAACCAACTATCCATCGGGCAACTTGTTGCTTTCAATATGCTGTTGGGTAATGTCATTCATCCTTTTCAGCGTCTAACAGTTCTGTGGAATCAATTGCAAGAAATTGTTGTAGCCACCGAGCGGATTAATGATGTTCTCGATGCAGAACCAGAAGAAGATTTACTTTTATCACCCCGCCAGTCCTTACCAAGACTTTGCGGTCACATTCGCTTCGAGAATGTCACATTTCGCTACCATCCAGAAAGCGACACAAACATACTGGAAAACATTAACTTTGAAATCCAGCCCAATCAAACTGTAGCGGTTGTGGGGCGTAGCGGTTCTGGTAAAACTACGCTTTCTAAATTAATCTTGGGATTATATCCTCCCACTACAGGTAAAGTCTCGATAGATGGTCACGATGTAGCTAATATTTCTCTCAAATCGCTGCGTTCTCAAATGGGTGTTGTTGACCAAGAGACTTTCTTATTTGGCGGTACGATTCGAGAAAACATCAGCATTGCTCACCCAGAAGCCACTCTAGAAGAAATTGTTGAGGCGGCGCGTTTAGCAGGCGCAGATGAATTTATTCGACAACTACCACTTGGCTACGAAACTCAAATTGGTGAAGGTGGCGGAATGCTTTCTGGCGGTCAACGTCAGCGTTTAGCGATCGCTCGTGCATTGTTAGGTAATCCCCAGTTCCTAATTTTTGATGAAGCCACCAGTCACCTAGATGCAGAATCAGAACGTATCATTCAGAACAACTTGAAGACTATTCTCAAAGGACGTACTAGCTTGATTATTGCTCATCGCCTCTCTACCATACGCGATGCTGACTTGATTTTGGTGTTAGACCAGGGGATTTTGATCGAAAGCGGTACTCATGATGAATTAGTCGCGAAAAAAGGACATTATTACTACCTCAATCAAAAACAACTCACTCAAGCAGGTTGA
- a CDS encoding PIG-L deacetylase family protein: MGAHCDDIEIGCGGTILKLIEKYQNIILYWVVFSSNEQREKEARDSANTFLKEVQTKKVLVKNFRDGFLPFHGLDVKECFEQLKKEFSPDIIFTHYRDDRHQDHRLISELTWNTFRNHLILEYEIPKYDGDLGIPNFFVHLDEALCCRKIQYIQDAFISQKNKQWFTEETFRSILRIRGIESNSPSQYAEGFYCRKIFF, translated from the coding sequence TTGGGTGCTCATTGTGATGATATTGAAATTGGCTGTGGGGGTACAATCTTAAAGCTGATCGAAAAATATCAAAATATTATCCTTTACTGGGTCGTTTTCAGTTCTAATGAGCAAAGAGAAAAGGAAGCACGTGACAGCGCTAATACTTTTTTAAAAGAAGTACAGACTAAAAAAGTACTCGTAAAAAATTTTCGAGACGGATTTCTTCCTTTTCATGGCTTAGATGTGAAAGAGTGCTTTGAGCAGTTAAAGAAAGAGTTTTCACCAGATATAATTTTTACTCACTACCGCGACGATCGCCATCAAGATCATCGCTTAATTTCCGAGCTAACTTGGAATACCTTTAGAAATCACTTAATTTTAGAATATGAAATTCCAAAATATGATGGCGATTTAGGTATTCCCAATTTCTTTGTTCATTTAGATGAAGCATTGTGTTGCCGTAAAATTCAGTATATTCAAGATGCATTTATCTCACAAAAGAATAAACAATGGTTTACGGAAGAAACTTTTCGTTCAATTTTAAGGATTCGAGGGATTGAGTCTAATTCTCCGAGTCAATACGCAGAAGGATTTTACTGTAGAAAAATCTTTTTTTAA
- a CDS encoding Nif11-like leader peptide family RiPP precursor has translation MSLEIFEKVKDFLVKLVKDEAFRTQLMSGKAEEVKKALENGGYNFSQQEFETAAIQILELKELGEFHELSEEELVGAFGGITSINDRVIQPLYGVIYWPPKGCLKPCIKPKPIDPQPMYGIVIDPPVQALYGVVAPSELQ, from the coding sequence ATGTCCCTAGAAATTTTTGAAAAAGTCAAAGACTTTCTTGTCAAACTAGTTAAAGACGAAGCCTTCCGAACTCAACTCATGAGCGGGAAAGCGGAAGAAGTTAAAAAAGCTCTAGAAAATGGTGGCTATAACTTTTCTCAACAAGAATTTGAAACAGCCGCTATTCAAATATTAGAGTTGAAAGAATTAGGTGAGTTTCACGAACTTAGCGAAGAGGAATTAGTAGGAGCTTTTGGTGGTATTACAAGCATCAATGATAGAGTTATTCAACCATTATACGGCGTTATATATTGGCCTCCGAAAGGATGTCTAAAACCATGTATAAAACCAAAGCCAATTGACCCGCAACCGATGTACGGCATAGTTATCGATCCACCCGTACAAGCGCTATACGGAGTCGTTGCTCCATCAGAACTACAATAG
- a CDS encoding nif11-class peptide radical SAM maturase 3 — MAYHRKSYAVWEITLKCNLACSHCGSRAGNTRSKELSTEEALDLVKQMAEVGIKEVTLIGGEAFLRPDWLEIAKAINEAGMLCGMTTGGYGISLETARKMKAAGIRTVSVSIDGLEETHDRLRGRKGSWKYAFQTMRHLREVGISFGCNTQINRLSAPEFPCIYECIRDAGARAWQIQLTVPMGNAADNADILLQPHELLDIYPMLARVARRAYQEGVQLQAGNNIGYYGPYERLLRGRGNEHEFSFWQGCGAGLSTLGIEADGAIKGCPSLPTTAYTGGNIREHSLHDIIENSAQLRLNLGAGTPEGTKHLWGFCKTCEYAELCRGGCSWTAHVFFDRRGNNPYCHHRALVYQERGLRERVIPKVKAQGLPFDNGEFELIVEPISTPLPENDPLNFCADNIQWSESWQNKPEISYSLMEQ; from the coding sequence ATGGCATATCATCGCAAAAGTTATGCAGTCTGGGAAATTACTTTAAAGTGCAATTTAGCTTGTAGCCATTGTGGTTCCCGTGCTGGAAATACTCGCTCTAAAGAACTTTCAACAGAAGAAGCTTTAGATCTTGTCAAACAAATGGCAGAAGTTGGGATTAAAGAAGTTACTCTCATCGGTGGTGAGGCATTTTTGCGTCCAGATTGGTTGGAAATTGCCAAAGCTATTAACGAGGCAGGTATGTTATGTGGTATGACTACTGGCGGTTATGGGATTTCATTAGAAACTGCACGTAAAATGAAGGCAGCGGGAATTCGCACTGTTTCCGTTTCCATTGACGGCTTAGAAGAAACTCACGATCGCCTGCGAGGAAGGAAAGGTTCTTGGAAATATGCTTTTCAAACCATGCGCCATTTACGAGAAGTTGGTATTTCCTTCGGTTGCAACACCCAAATAAACCGCTTGTCAGCGCCTGAGTTTCCTTGTATCTATGAATGCATTCGTGATGCTGGTGCTCGTGCATGGCAAATTCAACTCACCGTCCCCATGGGTAATGCAGCCGATAATGCGGACATACTCCTTCAACCCCATGAACTACTGGATATCTACCCCATGCTAGCTCGTGTCGCCCGTCGCGCCTACCAGGAAGGAGTTCAACTCCAAGCCGGAAATAATATTGGTTACTATGGTCCTTACGAACGGCTGTTACGGGGACGGGGAAACGAGCATGAATTCTCATTTTGGCAAGGTTGTGGTGCAGGGCTTTCCACTCTGGGAATTGAAGCCGACGGAGCAATCAAAGGTTGTCCCTCATTACCTACTACCGCCTACACAGGTGGTAATATTCGAGAGCATTCTTTGCATGACATTATTGAAAATTCAGCACAACTGCGTTTAAATCTGGGAGCAGGAACGCCTGAAGGCACAAAACATCTATGGGGTTTCTGTAAAACCTGCGAATATGCAGAACTTTGCCGTGGAGGTTGCAGTTGGACGGCTCATGTTTTCTTCGATCGCAGAGGTAATAATCCTTACTGTCATCATCGCGCTCTTGTTTATCAAGAACGAGGTTTGAGAGAGCGTGTTATTCCTAAAGTGAAAGCACAAGGACTACCCTTTGATAATGGTGAATTTGAGCTAATTGTGGAGCCTATAAGTACTCCTCTACCAGAAAACGATCCATTAAACTTTTGTGCTGATAATATTCAGTGGTCTGAAAGTTGGCAGAACAAACCCGAAATTTCTTACTCATTGATGGAGCAATAG
- a CDS encoding helix-turn-helix domain-containing protein, whose amino-acid sequence MKNVDKKIAIDGQVCYKFLTPFQRKILIKNLQTNLQPEYRRRLEIMLMADQGKSQTQICEILGCSKEMARYWSTVAKAGLAHKWQEQPKGRPKTVNDQYIERLKELVRYSPREYGYGFDTWTAQWLSKHLAQELGIEISDRHINRLLKKMGLSKKQKSSSNKAVRNQPKDAAIAIDDLQSNVEPSFHWSFNLIQHN is encoded by the coding sequence ATGAAGAATGTAGACAAGAAGATTGCAATAGATGGTCAGGTGTGCTATAAATTTTTAACACCTTTTCAGCGCAAAATTCTAATTAAGAATTTACAAACAAATTTACAGCCAGAATACCGTCGAAGGCTGGAAATTATGTTAATGGCAGACCAGGGGAAATCGCAAACTCAAATCTGCGAGATATTAGGTTGTTCAAAAGAAATGGCGCGTTACTGGAGCACTGTGGCAAAAGCGGGGCTAGCACATAAATGGCAAGAACAACCGAAAGGCAGACCCAAGACAGTTAATGACCAATACATTGAAAGATTAAAAGAATTGGTGAGATATAGCCCTCGCGAGTATGGATATGGATTTGATACGTGGACTGCTCAATGGTTAAGCAAACATCTAGCTCAAGAATTGGGCATTGAAATTAGCGATCGCCATATCAATCGCTTGCTGAAAAAAATGGGACTTTCCAAAAAACAAAAAAGCTCTTCTAACAAAGCAGTCAGAAACCAGCCTAAGGATGCAGCGATCGCGATCGATGACTTGCAATCCAACGTTGAGCCAAGTTTCCATTGGTCATTCAATTTAATTCAGCATAACTAG
- a CDS encoding class I SAM-dependent methyltransferase: protein MNKKTITNNQKSYGGCLFCSSELNHTFVDLGMSPPCESYRSLEQLNEMEPFYPLHAYVCEKCFLVQLQEYIRPENIFSDYAYFSSYSQTWLQHAKNYVDMAVERFQLNYKSQVVEIASNDGYLLQYFVSKDIPALGIEPAANIAEVAIKKGIPTVVKFFGEETAREQLAKGKQADLLIGNNVLAHTPYLNDFVKGLKILLKEQGVITMEFPHLMRLKEENQFDTIYHEHFSYFSFITVEKIFAFHGLTIFDVEELSTHGGSLRIYARHNEDFSKPITQKVLELRHREETSGVTNLDYYSSFSEQVKETKRKLLDFLIKVKREGKSIVGYGAPGKGNTLLNYCGIRTDFLDYTVDRSPYKQGLFLPGTHIPIFHPDKIQETKPDYVLILPWNLKDEIMVQMSYIRDWGGQFVVPIPEVQILLNNRSFNKNLSFEKRRYKK, encoded by the coding sequence ATGAACAAAAAAACAATAACAAATAACCAAAAATCTTATGGTGGCTGTCTCTTTTGTAGCTCTGAGTTAAACCATACTTTCGTAGATTTAGGTATGTCTCCTCCTTGCGAAAGTTATCGTAGTTTAGAACAGCTAAACGAAATGGAGCCTTTTTATCCACTCCATGCTTATGTTTGTGAAAAATGCTTTTTAGTACAACTTCAAGAGTATATTCGTCCTGAAAATATCTTTAGTGACTATGCCTATTTTTCCTCTTATTCTCAAACCTGGTTACAACATGCCAAGAACTATGTTGACATGGCAGTAGAGCGTTTTCAATTAAACTATAAGAGTCAGGTAGTAGAAATAGCTAGTAATGATGGATACTTACTACAATACTTTGTTTCTAAAGATATACCTGCACTCGGAATAGAGCCAGCTGCAAATATTGCCGAAGTAGCCATTAAGAAAGGTATTCCCACAGTCGTAAAGTTTTTTGGAGAAGAAACGGCAAGGGAACAATTGGCTAAAGGAAAACAAGCTGATTTACTAATTGGGAACAACGTCCTCGCTCATACTCCCTATCTGAATGATTTTGTCAAAGGATTGAAAATTCTACTCAAAGAACAGGGCGTAATTACCATGGAGTTTCCGCATTTGATGCGATTAAAAGAAGAAAATCAGTTTGACACGATTTATCACGAACACTTTTCTTATTTTTCTTTCATAACTGTAGAAAAGATTTTTGCTTTTCATGGTTTAACTATCTTTGATGTTGAAGAATTATCTACCCATGGCGGTTCTCTAAGGATTTATGCTCGTCACAATGAAGATTTTTCTAAACCTATTACCCAGAAAGTTTTAGAACTAAGACATAGAGAAGAAACATCTGGCGTTACAAATTTAGACTACTATTCTTCTTTTAGCGAACAAGTTAAAGAAACTAAACGTAAATTACTCGATTTTTTGATTAAAGTAAAAAGAGAAGGGAAATCCATTGTGGGTTATGGCGCTCCTGGAAAAGGAAATACTCTTTTAAATTACTGTGGTATCCGCACTGATTTTCTTGACTACACAGTAGATCGTAGCCCTTACAAACAAGGTTTATTTTTACCCGGAACTCACATTCCCATTTTTCACCCAGATAAAATTCAAGAAACTAAACCAGACTATGTATTAATTTTGCCTTGGAATTTAAAGGACGAAATTATGGTACAGATGTCTTACATTCGAGATTGGGGTGGTCAATTTGTAGTTCCCATTCCAGAAGTTCAAATTTTGCTTAACAACAGATCTTTTAATAAGAATTTATCTTTTGAAAAACGGAGATATAAAAAATGA
- a CDS encoding HlyD family efflux transporter periplasmic adaptor subunit, which produces MANLSNNSSSTFSPSEERQITDTALNSVKEARPVKEHSSDWFYGTEELLDALPKRWTRSLLYMLVVFSAIALPWAMFSKVDETGSARGRIEPLGAAQRLDTQVSGSVTAVKVKEGELVKAGQVLVELESDVLKTDLQQTRAKLEGQKNRLAQQNLLKNQLLLAISVQQQQNQSQELEKIAQLNQAKQNLDAKQSTYNLLKLEKLALVDQAKQNLISTQTVHNLATIRWNRDLKEVQRYQKLLQKGAIAEIKIVELEKAAEESQRLHEQTQSDIKQARLRLAEEQNRYQTIMRQAQADIEQAKLRLVEQQSSYKSVLHTGKLALLKNQEQLKDLQTQITSLRSEIAQTNSQITSLKLQLEQRIVKSPVDGVIFELPIEKPGAVVQPGQMIAQIAPKESPFVLRASIPSQNTGFLKVGNKVKIKFDAYPFQDYGVVSGRVSRISPDSKLQDTNQGKMETFELDITLDSFDIQTGNKRIPLTPGQTATAEVITRQRRVIDFILDPFKKLQKGGLEL; this is translated from the coding sequence ATGGCTAATCTATCTAATAATTCATCATCAACATTCTCTCCCTCTGAGGAGCGACAAATAACTGACACAGCCCTAAATTCAGTTAAGGAAGCTCGTCCTGTAAAAGAGCATTCTAGCGATTGGTTTTACGGTACTGAGGAACTCTTAGATGCTTTACCAAAACGTTGGACGCGCTCTTTGCTGTATATGCTTGTGGTTTTTAGTGCGATCGCTTTACCTTGGGCGATGTTTTCAAAAGTCGATGAGACGGGAAGTGCTAGAGGACGTATCGAACCACTCGGCGCAGCACAAAGATTGGATACTCAAGTCAGTGGAAGTGTCACTGCGGTTAAAGTTAAAGAAGGAGAATTGGTAAAAGCGGGACAAGTTTTAGTAGAACTGGAGTCAGATGTCTTAAAAACTGATTTGCAGCAGACACGTGCAAAGCTCGAAGGACAAAAAAATCGGTTGGCGCAACAAAATTTACTCAAAAATCAACTCTTACTGGCTATTAGTGTCCAACAACAACAAAACCAATCTCAAGAATTAGAAAAGATTGCTCAACTTAATCAAGCAAAGCAAAACCTGGATGCAAAACAAAGCACTTATAACTTACTAAAATTGGAGAAACTTGCTTTGGTTGACCAAGCAAAGCAAAACCTAATTTCTACCCAGACTGTCCATAACTTAGCCACAATTCGCTGGAATCGCGATTTAAAAGAAGTCCAACGCTATCAAAAGCTGTTACAAAAGGGCGCAATTGCCGAAATCAAAATCGTGGAACTGGAAAAAGCCGCAGAAGAAAGCCAAAGGTTGCACGAGCAAACTCAATCGGATATTAAACAAGCTCGGTTGCGTCTGGCTGAGGAGCAAAACCGCTATCAGACGATTATGCGTCAAGCACAAGCAGACATTGAACAAGCAAAACTGAGACTTGTCGAACAACAAAGTAGTTATAAAAGTGTGCTTCATACTGGCAAATTGGCTTTGTTGAAAAATCAGGAACAACTCAAAGATTTGCAAACACAAATAACTAGCTTGCGTTCTGAGATTGCTCAAACAAACAGCCAGATAACATCCTTAAAGCTTCAGTTAGAGCAGCGAATTGTTAAATCTCCTGTAGATGGAGTCATTTTTGAATTACCTATTGAGAAGCCAGGAGCCGTAGTGCAACCAGGTCAGATGATAGCCCAAATAGCCCCAAAAGAATCTCCTTTTGTACTTAGAGCCTCTATACCCAGCCAAAATACTGGTTTCTTGAAAGTGGGTAATAAAGTGAAAATCAAGTTTGACGCGTATCCTTTTCAAGATTATGGAGTCGTCTCCGGACGTGTCAGTAGAATTTCACCAGACTCCAAACTTCAGGATACAAATCAAGGCAAAATGGAAACTTTTGAATTGGATATTACTCTAGATTCGTTTGATATCCAAACTGGCAATAAACGCATTCCTTTAACCCCCGGTCAGACAGCAACAGCAGAAGTCATTACTCGACAACGTCGAGTTATTGATTTCATCTTAGATCCATTTAAGAAGCTACAAAAAGGCGGGTTAGAACTTTAG
- a CDS encoding sugar phosphate nucleotidyltransferase: MKVVLFCGGLGTRIRDYSETIPKPMVNVGYRPILWHVMKYYAHYGHKDFILCLGYKADTIKSYFLNYNEWISNNFTLSNGGDIKLFNRDIQDWNITFVDTGLTANIGQRFKAVEEYLEGEDVFLANYSDGLTDLHLPTYIDHFYKIDKIASFLCVRPSQTFHLVDLDEQGLVRDIKDVKHRDIWINGGYFIFKKEVFQFINQGEELVLEPFQRLIKREQLFAYKYTGFFGVMDTFKEKQQLDDMYARGERPWEVWRDKQLEVSRA; encoded by the coding sequence ATGAAAGTTGTTTTGTTTTGTGGTGGTTTGGGAACGAGAATTAGAGACTATTCAGAAACCATTCCCAAACCGATGGTTAATGTTGGGTATAGACCGATCTTATGGCACGTCATGAAATACTATGCCCACTACGGGCATAAAGATTTTATCTTGTGTCTTGGTTACAAGGCTGACACAATTAAGAGCTATTTCTTGAATTATAATGAATGGATTTCTAATAATTTCACTTTATCAAATGGAGGTGATATTAAATTATTTAATCGTGACATTCAAGACTGGAATATTACTTTTGTAGACACTGGTTTAACTGCTAATATAGGTCAAAGATTTAAGGCAGTTGAAGAATATTTAGAAGGAGAAGATGTTTTCTTAGCTAACTACAGTGATGGCTTGACAGATTTGCATTTACCTACTTACATCGATCATTTTTATAAAATTGATAAAATTGCGAGTTTTTTATGTGTAAGACCAAGCCAAACCTTTCACTTAGTTGACTTAGATGAACAAGGTTTGGTACGGGATATCAAAGATGTTAAGCATCGTGACATCTGGATTAATGGGGGATACTTTATTTTTAAAAAAGAAGTTTTTCAATTTATTAATCAAGGAGAAGAACTAGTGCTCGAACCTTTCCAAAGATTGATAAAGAGAGAACAACTTTTTGCTTACAAGTATACTGGCTTCTTCGGAGTCATGGATACTTTTAAAGAGAAACAACAATTGGATGATATGTATGCTCGTGGTGAAAGACCTTGGGAGGTATGGAGAGATAAACAACTAGAGGTATCTCGTGCATGA